One Mycolicibacterium crocinum DNA window includes the following coding sequences:
- a CDS encoding DUF1003 domain-containing protein: MSNIYEYVRHPRAAELAAKKPVRVAHLRGVDHDNWLVRFNAKFGLKITVVVGTMWTAYLFTLLALFALPDAIKQGTYFVVVWLSSSFLQLVLLPIIIVGQNIQAKASDTRADETYKDAEAVLKEAAMIQDHLCKQDELISRILSQIGPLAPKVT, encoded by the coding sequence ATGTCGAACATCTATGAGTACGTCCGCCACCCCCGCGCCGCGGAATTGGCGGCCAAGAAGCCGGTCAGGGTGGCCCATCTTCGCGGCGTCGACCACGACAACTGGTTGGTCCGTTTCAACGCGAAGTTCGGATTGAAGATCACCGTCGTCGTCGGCACCATGTGGACCGCTTACCTTTTCACGCTGCTAGCCCTGTTTGCGCTGCCAGACGCGATCAAGCAGGGCACGTACTTCGTGGTCGTCTGGCTGTCCAGCAGCTTCCTTCAGCTGGTCTTGCTGCCGATCATCATCGTCGGGCAGAACATCCAGGCCAAGGCCTCCGACACCCGCGCCGACGAGACGTACAAGGATGCCGAGGCGGTGCTCAAGGAGGCGGCGATGATCCAGGACCACCTTTGCAAGCAGGACGAGCTGATCTCCCGCATCCTCAGCCAGATCGGTCCGCTGGCACCCAAAGTCACTTAG
- a CDS encoding TetR/AcrR family transcriptional regulator: MARTPDLLRRRELLDALVAECAENGVGGRSLRELAEAVGTSHRMLLHHFGSRDELLLAIVDDVERRQMELLRELITDGTGFAAMWDHLRRPELRALERLFFECYARGAQGESPFTTMLPGAVDRWLDEVQSATDAAADPALARLGLAVMRGLLLDLVGTNDDAGVDAAAQHFVELIGSLENSAR, from the coding sequence GTGGCTCGAACGCCTGATCTTCTGCGGCGCCGGGAGCTGCTCGATGCACTGGTGGCCGAGTGCGCCGAGAACGGTGTGGGTGGGCGATCCCTGCGCGAGCTGGCCGAGGCGGTGGGGACCAGTCATCGAATGCTGTTGCACCACTTCGGTTCCCGTGACGAACTGCTGTTGGCTATCGTCGACGATGTCGAACGCAGGCAGATGGAGCTGCTGCGCGAGCTGATCACCGACGGCACGGGATTCGCCGCGATGTGGGATCACCTGCGCAGGCCCGAACTGCGGGCACTCGAGCGGTTGTTCTTCGAGTGCTACGCCCGCGGGGCCCAGGGCGAGTCACCGTTCACGACAATGCTTCCCGGCGCGGTCGATCGCTGGCTTGACGAAGTTCAATCGGCCACCGATGCGGCCGCCGACCCGGCACTCGCGCGGCTTGGGCTGGCGGTCATGCGCGGCCTGCTGCTCGACCTCGTCGGCACCAACGACGACGCCGGTGTCGACGCGGCGGCCCAGCACTTCGTCGAGTTGATCGGCTCGCTCGAAAATAGCGCGCGCTAA
- a CDS encoding SRPBCC family protein, whose protein sequence is MISSSSISIDAPADLVWEVFTDVEHWPDWTASVTTLRGLDGAQLAVGRRFEIKQPRMPKLVWTVTELEPGTSWTWVQRSPGGVTSARHDVAPAAGGTTVRQELSQGGVIGSLVGVLMRQMTQRYLTMEAHGLKAHSESLRKLRGSNA, encoded by the coding sequence ATGATCAGTTCGAGCAGCATCTCGATCGACGCACCCGCGGATCTGGTGTGGGAGGTGTTCACCGACGTCGAGCACTGGCCGGACTGGACCGCCTCGGTTACCACGCTGCGCGGCCTCGACGGTGCACAGCTCGCGGTCGGGCGGCGCTTCGAGATCAAACAACCGCGGATGCCGAAGTTGGTCTGGACGGTCACCGAGCTCGAACCCGGTACGTCGTGGACGTGGGTGCAGCGGTCGCCGGGTGGGGTGACGTCGGCGCGTCACGACGTCGCGCCGGCAGCCGGTGGCACGACGGTCCGCCAGGAACTCAGCCAGGGCGGCGTCATCGGATCGCTCGTGGGTGTTCTGATGCGACAGATGACACAGCGTTATCTGACGATGGAGGCGCACGGGCTCAAGGCGCACAGCGAAAGCTTGCGGAAGCTTCGTGGCTCGAACGCCTGA
- a CDS encoding DUF3068 domain-containing protein: MNRAGMVRIAAFGIIGLGAALLIAALLLTTYTSGKIKKIPLDIDETLVSDGTGSALDPSSLAGEKFVIDKNVPLVSQQQITVESPANADVVTMQVGTSVRRSDKQQDNGLLLAMVDTVTVNRSTALAVSDDTHPGGSVQKPRTIEDNKPPTNIALPHEGLAYRFPFDTEKKTYPYFDPIAQKAFDANYDGQEDVNGLTTYRFTQNVGYDADGKLVDPIKYASLYDKNEDGEVTARASQWGLPGPPEEPVTMTRYYAAQRTFWVDPVTGVIVKSTEHANHYYARDPLKPEMELADYKVTSNEQTIESRVASARDERDRVGLWSRVLPISFTAAGLVALVGGALLGTFSLRAESALIDPGLDTADHGFFGKDETGPMPAAEAQTEKLPAARPDLEPPPPQR, from the coding sequence GTGAATCGCGCAGGCATGGTGCGTATCGCGGCATTCGGCATCATCGGGCTCGGAGCCGCCCTCCTGATCGCCGCGTTGCTGTTGACGACTTACACCTCCGGCAAGATCAAGAAGATCCCGCTCGACATCGACGAGACGCTCGTCAGTGACGGCACCGGCAGCGCGCTGGATCCGTCGTCGCTGGCCGGCGAGAAGTTCGTGATCGACAAGAACGTGCCCCTGGTGTCACAGCAGCAGATCACCGTCGAGTCGCCGGCCAACGCCGACGTGGTGACGATGCAGGTCGGCACCAGCGTGCGGCGCAGCGACAAGCAACAGGACAACGGGCTGCTGCTCGCCATGGTCGACACGGTGACCGTCAACCGCAGCACCGCACTGGCGGTATCCGACGACACCCACCCGGGCGGCTCGGTGCAGAAGCCGCGAACCATCGAGGACAACAAACCGCCGACCAACATCGCCCTGCCGCACGAGGGCCTGGCCTACCGCTTCCCGTTCGACACCGAGAAGAAGACGTATCCCTACTTCGACCCGATCGCGCAGAAGGCGTTCGACGCCAACTACGACGGGCAAGAGGACGTCAACGGGCTGACGACCTACCGGTTCACCCAGAACGTCGGCTACGACGCCGACGGCAAGCTGGTCGACCCGATCAAATACGCCTCGCTCTACGACAAGAACGAGGACGGCGAGGTGACCGCGCGCGCCTCCCAGTGGGGCCTACCCGGGCCGCCGGAGGAGCCGGTCACGATGACCCGCTACTACGCCGCGCAGCGCACGTTCTGGGTGGACCCGGTGACTGGCGTCATCGTCAAGTCCACCGAGCACGCCAACCACTACTACGCCCGTGACCCGCTGAAGCCGGAGATGGAACTGGCCGACTACAAGGTCACCTCCAACGAGCAGACCATCGAATCCCGGGTGGCCTCCGCCCGTGACGAGCGCGACCGCGTGGGCCTGTGGTCGCGGGTGCTGCCGATCAGCTTCACCGCAGCCGGCCTGGTGGCTCTCGTCGGTGGCGCGCTGCTCGGCACGTTCAGTCTGCGGGCTGAGTCCGCGTTGATCGATCCGGGCCTGGACACCGCCGACCACGGATTCTTCGGCAAGGACGAGACGGGCCCGATGCCCGCCGCCGAAGCACAAACCGAGAAGCTGCCCGCGGCCAGACCCGATCTGGAGCCTCCGCCGCCGCAGCGGTGA
- a CDS encoding acyltransferase family protein, which produces MAREAEQVGGTRGFLPAVEGMRACAAMGVVLTHVAFQTGTTGAVIGRLLHRFDLAVAVFFALSGFLLWRGHAAAARDLRKRPPTGHYLRSRLVRIMPGYVVAVVVILTLLPEANHASWTVWWANLTLTQVYVPLTLTAGLTQMWSLSVEVSFYLALPILAFLARRLPVRARVPVIAAVAVASLGWGLLPIHTAQGVNFLNWPPAYASWFAAGMLLAEWTVSPLGWAHKLARNRLAIFGIALVAYLISASPLAGPKDLVPATLGQFVIRTSMGAIVAGALLAPLVLDRPDTPHPILGSRFMVTLGRWSYGLFVWHLAALVMVFPMVGRFMFNGNLIVTLVLTLILGFAMAAVSYALIESPCRNALRRWEYRKKAPVPPLDSSVSDAPEPVIAR; this is translated from the coding sequence ATGGCACGTGAAGCGGAGCAGGTCGGGGGCACCCGTGGCTTCCTGCCCGCTGTCGAGGGGATGCGCGCCTGCGCGGCCATGGGCGTGGTGCTCACCCACGTGGCCTTCCAGACCGGCACCACGGGTGCGGTGATCGGACGCCTGCTGCACCGCTTCGACCTGGCTGTCGCGGTGTTCTTCGCGCTGTCCGGCTTCCTGCTGTGGCGTGGGCACGCCGCCGCGGCCCGGGACCTGCGCAAGCGGCCGCCCACCGGGCACTACCTGCGCTCGCGGCTGGTGCGCATCATGCCCGGGTACGTGGTGGCGGTCGTCGTCATCCTGACGCTGCTGCCGGAGGCCAACCACGCCAGCTGGACGGTGTGGTGGGCCAACCTGACGCTGACCCAGGTCTACGTTCCGCTCACGCTGACCGCAGGGCTGACCCAGATGTGGAGTCTGTCGGTCGAGGTGAGCTTCTACCTCGCGCTGCCGATCCTGGCGTTCCTGGCCCGCCGGTTGCCGGTGCGCGCGCGGGTCCCGGTGATCGCGGCCGTGGCGGTGGCCAGCCTCGGCTGGGGTCTGCTGCCGATCCACACCGCCCAAGGCGTCAACTTCCTGAACTGGCCGCCGGCTTACGCCTCCTGGTTCGCGGCGGGCATGCTGCTGGCCGAGTGGACGGTCAGTCCGCTGGGGTGGGCGCACAAGCTGGCCCGAAACCGCCTGGCCATCTTCGGCATCGCGCTGGTGGCCTATCTGATCTCGGCCTCACCGCTGGCCGGCCCGAAGGATCTGGTCCCGGCGACGCTGGGACAGTTCGTGATTCGTACGTCGATGGGAGCCATCGTGGCCGGCGCCTTGCTGGCGCCGCTGGTGCTCGACCGGCCGGACACCCCGCACCCGATTCTCGGCAGCCGGTTCATGGTCACCCTGGGCCGGTGGTCCTACGGGCTGTTCGTCTGGCACCTGGCCGCGCTGGTGATGGTGTTCCCGATGGTCGGCCGGTTCATGTTCAACGGCAACCTGATCGTGACGCTGGTGCTGACGCTGATATTGGGCTTCGCGATGGCGGCGGTCAGCTACGCCCTGATCGAGTCGCCATGCCGGAATGCCTTGCGGCGCTGGGAGTATCGCAAGAAGGCGCCGGTGCCGCCGCTGGACAGCTCGGTCAGCGACGCACCTGAGCCGGTGATCGCGCGCTGA
- a CDS encoding STAS domain-containing protein — protein MKLTLTLDTPHSARLRISGNLDFVTAPELLDNASEVIAQHDQLRHLHLDLGNLDFCDSAGLSVLILIDRQTAERRVRLHLDNRPEQLDRILQVTGLSEHFASVPATESSPQSGEGTQDETVG, from the coding sequence ATGAAACTCACATTGACCCTCGACACCCCGCATTCGGCACGGCTGCGAATCAGCGGAAATCTGGATTTCGTCACGGCGCCGGAGCTTCTCGACAACGCCTCCGAGGTGATTGCCCAGCACGACCAGCTGCGGCACCTTCACCTGGATCTGGGCAACCTCGACTTCTGCGACTCAGCGGGCCTGTCGGTGCTGATCCTCATAGACCGACAGACCGCCGAGCGCCGAGTGCGTCTGCACCTCGACAATCGGCCCGAACAGCTCGACCGCATCCTGCAGGTGACGGGTTTGTCCGAGCATTTCGCGTCGGTCCCCGCCACCGAGTCGTCACCGCAGTCCGGGGAGGGAACCCAAGACGAGACGGTGGGCTGA
- a CDS encoding cobalamin B12-binding domain-containing protein, translating into MTGIDTEVDVRDQLWEAVLAGDEYAAAAVIFAALDAGMPAEDVLLDVVAPVQFRVGTEWAANRITVTEEHCATAINDRVIGALAHHPSSRSAATTGRVTVACVDGEWHALPARLLAEVLRIRGWQVDFLGAQVPTPHLVAHVHRHGPDAVALSCSIPSRLPVAHVAITACQAAGVPVIVGGAAFGPDGRYGRQLGADAWAPDARAAAETLAHGLSRVPVAGGAHLLTDLPHLTDQEYTMISGMAPQLVHATVGELERRLPDMQTYTDAQRRHTTEDIGYIVDFLGAALYTDDDDLFSGFISWTSDVLSARGVPPAALPPALDVLLAQLPDFPRAQRILRTARIALAAKATDPTQMP; encoded by the coding sequence ATGACGGGAATCGACACCGAGGTCGACGTCCGGGACCAGCTTTGGGAAGCGGTGCTCGCCGGCGACGAATATGCCGCTGCCGCTGTGATTTTCGCCGCGCTCGATGCCGGCATGCCGGCCGAGGACGTGCTGCTCGACGTCGTCGCGCCGGTCCAGTTTCGGGTCGGTACCGAGTGGGCGGCCAACCGGATCACCGTCACCGAGGAACACTGCGCGACGGCGATCAACGACCGGGTGATCGGCGCGCTGGCTCATCACCCGTCGTCGCGCAGTGCGGCGACGACGGGGCGGGTCACGGTCGCCTGCGTCGACGGCGAATGGCATGCCCTGCCCGCCCGGCTGCTCGCCGAGGTACTGCGGATCCGGGGCTGGCAGGTGGACTTCCTGGGCGCGCAGGTCCCCACCCCGCACCTCGTCGCGCACGTGCACCGGCACGGCCCCGATGCGGTCGCGCTGTCCTGCTCGATTCCCAGCCGGCTGCCGGTGGCCCACGTCGCGATCACCGCATGCCAGGCCGCGGGTGTCCCGGTCATCGTCGGCGGCGCCGCCTTCGGGCCGGACGGCCGCTACGGCCGTCAGCTAGGTGCCGACGCGTGGGCGCCCGACGCCCGCGCCGCAGCAGAAACGTTGGCGCACGGCCTATCGCGGGTGCCCGTGGCAGGCGGTGCGCATCTGCTGACCGACCTCCCGCATCTGACGGATCAGGAATACACGATGATCTCCGGCATGGCTCCGCAGCTCGTGCACGCCACCGTCGGTGAACTGGAACGCCGGCTGCCCGATATGCAGACCTACACCGACGCGCAGCGCCGGCACACCACCGAGGACATCGGATACATCGTCGACTTCCTCGGCGCCGCGCTCTACACCGACGACGACGATCTGTTCAGCGGGTTCATCAGCTGGACCTCCGACGTGCTGTCCGCACGCGGTGTGCCGCCCGCCGCACTGCCGCCCGCACTCGACGTGTTGCTGGCCCAACTTCCGGATTTCCCTCGCGCGCAACGTATTCTGCGCACTGCCCGAATCGCCCTGGCCGCCAAGGCCACCGACCCCACTCAGATGCCATGA
- a CDS encoding PP2C family protein-serine/threonine phosphatase, which yields MDHMTSPGIGTSVANPWDAVPHPVLIVDTSGVVSAMSSAARALFPALSPGAAVEGNAPAWLASACRQQSALATDQEPAGGNAPGAADDRELSAHPTLLPGGDIAWWFLSDADRSLQLAEDALERERKHAAFLDEASAVLTVSLNVDRCMEATARMAARHLADAAVVVGPHTGLVLPVFGAGPDGAVQQRDIAADPAEVAGLSEALRGFPPVPSRWIDPSTVPDWLIPEGFAGSVGSVVITPLPGHGIPAGVLVLLRRSTHCAFSEGEELLARLFAARAGAALSSARLYAQQSAITTTLLRELLPPQLHRMHGFELAGRYRASEDHELIGGDFYDVHPAATPDEETLVVLGDVCGKGLEAAVLTGKIRNTLQALAPLAEHHEDVLKLLNNALLSPDNSRFATLVLASITHRDGQLRLRLTCAGHPAPLIARADGSIETADTRGMLVGALPTFRARTFDTWLAPGETCLLYTDGITEARGGPLGTDLFGEERLASAFSQCSGLPAEAVVERIMMLTSQWVDRRPHDDIAAVAITAPRRNHLSAVDGHTAGRYTA from the coding sequence ATGGATCACATGACCTCGCCCGGCATCGGCACGTCAGTCGCCAATCCATGGGATGCCGTGCCGCATCCCGTGCTGATCGTCGACACATCAGGTGTTGTCAGCGCGATGAGCTCGGCGGCTCGCGCACTGTTCCCGGCACTGTCGCCGGGAGCCGCGGTCGAGGGCAACGCCCCCGCCTGGCTGGCGTCCGCCTGCCGTCAGCAGAGCGCCCTGGCTACCGATCAAGAGCCGGCCGGGGGCAACGCCCCCGGCGCTGCTGACGACCGCGAGCTCTCGGCGCACCCGACTTTGTTGCCGGGTGGCGACATCGCCTGGTGGTTCCTGAGCGACGCGGATCGATCGCTCCAGCTGGCCGAGGATGCGTTGGAGCGCGAACGCAAGCACGCGGCGTTCCTCGACGAGGCGTCGGCGGTGCTGACCGTGTCATTGAACGTGGACCGCTGCATGGAAGCCACCGCCCGGATGGCGGCCCGTCACCTCGCCGACGCCGCCGTCGTCGTCGGCCCGCACACCGGTCTGGTCTTGCCGGTGTTCGGCGCCGGGCCGGACGGAGCGGTCCAGCAACGCGACATCGCCGCGGATCCGGCCGAGGTCGCCGGGCTCAGCGAGGCCCTGCGCGGATTCCCGCCGGTCCCCTCCCGCTGGATCGACCCGTCGACGGTGCCGGACTGGCTCATTCCCGAGGGATTCGCCGGCTCGGTGGGATCGGTGGTCATCACCCCCCTGCCCGGTCACGGCATCCCCGCCGGGGTGCTTGTTCTGCTGCGGCGCAGCACCCACTGTGCGTTCAGCGAGGGCGAGGAACTGCTGGCCCGACTGTTCGCGGCCCGCGCCGGGGCGGCACTGTCCTCGGCTCGCCTCTACGCCCAACAATCAGCGATCACGACCACGCTGCTGCGCGAACTGCTTCCGCCGCAACTGCACCGCATGCACGGCTTCGAGCTGGCCGGACGGTACCGCGCATCCGAAGATCACGAGCTCATCGGCGGCGACTTCTACGATGTCCACCCCGCCGCGACACCGGACGAAGAAACGCTGGTGGTACTGGGCGACGTCTGCGGGAAGGGCCTGGAGGCGGCGGTGCTGACCGGCAAGATCCGTAACACGCTCCAAGCGCTCGCGCCGCTGGCCGAGCATCATGAGGACGTCCTCAAGCTGCTCAACAACGCGCTGCTCTCACCGGACAACAGCCGGTTCGCCACGCTGGTGCTGGCGTCGATCACGCACCGGGACGGCCAACTGCGGCTGCGTCTGACGTGCGCCGGCCATCCCGCGCCGCTCATCGCCCGCGCCGACGGGAGCATCGAAACCGCGGACACCCGCGGCATGCTGGTCGGCGCGCTACCGACGTTCCGGGCCCGCACCTTCGACACCTGGCTGGCGCCCGGCGAAACCTGCCTGCTCTACACCGACGGCATCACCGAAGCGCGCGGCGGCCCACTGGGCACGGATCTGTTCGGTGAAGAGCGGTTGGCGTCGGCGTTCAGCCAGTGCTCCGGGTTGCCCGCCGAAGCGGTCGTCGAGCGCATCATGATGCTCACCTCGCAGTGGGTGGACCGTCGTCCACACGACGACATCGCCGCCGTCGCGATCACCGCTCCGCGGCGCAACCACCTGTCGGCCGTCGACGGCCACACCGCGGGCCGGTACACCGCATGA
- a CDS encoding glycosyltransferase: MRWVGSGCPLHERRSVPKIVAEGIVMTEPLTIMFWPESAYGPTNQCIGLAAILQSRGHRIVFAAESSWAGKLAALGFVEELVDLAEPAEGATDDDPGKFWTDFIAETAPEFRKPTIQQLETFIQPTYQALIDGAKYCEPRLRQIVAQHQPDVIVEDNVVLFPALASAGAPFVRIVSCSPLEVPGANVPPPFSGLPSADRSQWAAYRAEFDRTHRAMWSDFNDWVQQQGAAALPDLEFMPRDNAANLYVYPAEADYVDARPLDAGWTRMDSSVRETDAEYELPAPLADRPESSALIYLSLGSLGGADVELMQRLVDVLGRTEHRYIVSKGPQADRIALADNMVGEQMLPQTKIIPQVDLVISHGGNNTVTETLHFGKPLIVLPLFWDQYENAQRVHELGFGVRLDTYAFRDEELIAAVDTILADSELRDRLTEIGEAIRSRDGLRVGANVIEQVGLQHRNRDNATA; this comes from the coding sequence GTGCGGTGGGTCGGAAGCGGTTGTCCACTCCATGAGCGAAGATCTGTGCCGAAGATCGTTGCCGAAGGGATCGTCATGACCGAACCATTGACCATCATGTTCTGGCCCGAATCGGCCTATGGTCCGACGAACCAGTGCATTGGCTTAGCCGCGATCCTGCAAAGCCGCGGCCATCGGATCGTGTTTGCCGCCGAGAGCTCCTGGGCGGGAAAACTGGCGGCACTGGGCTTCGTCGAGGAATTGGTCGATCTGGCTGAGCCGGCCGAAGGCGCGACCGACGATGATCCGGGCAAATTCTGGACGGACTTCATTGCCGAGACCGCCCCGGAGTTCCGCAAGCCGACCATCCAACAACTGGAAACCTTCATCCAGCCGACCTATCAGGCGCTGATCGACGGCGCGAAATACTGCGAGCCGCGGTTGCGGCAGATCGTGGCCCAGCATCAGCCCGACGTGATCGTCGAAGACAACGTTGTCCTCTTCCCGGCGTTGGCCAGCGCGGGTGCTCCGTTCGTGCGGATCGTGTCGTGCAGTCCGCTCGAAGTTCCGGGGGCGAATGTGCCGCCGCCGTTCTCCGGGCTGCCCAGTGCCGACCGGTCGCAGTGGGCCGCCTACCGAGCCGAGTTCGACCGCACCCACCGTGCGATGTGGTCGGATTTCAACGACTGGGTCCAGCAGCAGGGCGCCGCTGCGCTGCCCGATTTGGAATTCATGCCGCGTGACAACGCCGCCAATCTCTATGTCTATCCGGCGGAGGCCGACTACGTCGATGCCCGTCCGCTGGACGCCGGCTGGACACGCATGGACTCCAGCGTCCGGGAGACCGATGCGGAGTACGAGCTGCCTGCACCGCTCGCCGACCGTCCCGAGTCCAGTGCGCTGATCTATCTGTCGCTGGGATCGTTGGGCGGCGCCGACGTCGAGCTCATGCAGCGACTGGTCGACGTGCTTGGCAGGACCGAGCATCGGTACATCGTGAGCAAGGGTCCGCAGGCAGACCGGATCGCATTGGCCGACAACATGGTTGGCGAACAGATGTTGCCGCAGACCAAGATCATTCCGCAGGTCGACCTGGTGATCTCGCACGGCGGCAACAACACGGTCACCGAGACGCTGCACTTCGGCAAGCCGCTGATCGTCCTGCCGTTGTTCTGGGATCAGTACGAGAATGCCCAGCGTGTCCACGAACTCGGGTTCGGTGTTCGGCTCGATACCTACGCATTCCGCGATGAGGAGCTCATCGCGGCGGTGGACACGATTCTCGCCGATTCCGAGCTCCGTGATCGGCTGACGGAGATCGGTGAGGCCATCCGGAGCCGAGATGGTCTGCGAGTCGGCGCCAACGTGATCGAACAGGTGGGCCTGCAACATCGAAACCGCGACAACGCGACGGCTTGA
- a CDS encoding glucosamine kinase, whose product MVRELDSLDLVAGKRLSVVRTDDGLTAQPQVRELDGSWRRARPGDGVAEALLALLAAAPELSTVGSFTVRAWSAPVATGERAVAVDQTNESVIVGDAAVVKWAAHLAAGPHPAPRRLEILRANGFRFMPCPLGMVTWRPKNGAETLVVGVDSYLPGAVDGWTWAVDLIAAAAGTPDASDGEVAAAASAVGVVIAELHAALAVTVSTASSADAERWRATASATLEEARALGDPTVADLLEQRRDLIDELLSGIGAMAGTPVIEGHGDLHVGQVLHHRGGYAVIDFDGNPVLPVTERALPIPAVLDVAGLAQSLSHAAIVARRHHRVDEAALLRVERTAREHFTQSYATHLAELGHDELYDPAYLRGFRLQQVLREIVYAAHHLPRWMYVPEAALPMLLDEGAAGER is encoded by the coding sequence GTGGTCCGCGAACTCGACTCATTGGATCTCGTTGCCGGTAAACGGCTTTCCGTCGTCCGCACCGATGACGGCTTGACCGCGCAGCCGCAAGTGCGTGAGCTCGACGGGTCGTGGCGACGTGCCCGGCCCGGTGACGGTGTTGCCGAGGCGCTGCTCGCGCTGCTGGCAGCGGCGCCGGAGTTGTCGACCGTCGGATCGTTCACTGTTCGTGCATGGTCGGCACCGGTCGCAACCGGCGAACGGGCAGTCGCTGTGGACCAGACCAACGAATCGGTGATTGTGGGTGATGCGGCGGTGGTGAAGTGGGCCGCGCATCTTGCGGCCGGTCCCCATCCGGCACCGCGCCGACTCGAGATATTGCGCGCCAACGGGTTTCGATTCATGCCGTGCCCCCTGGGGATGGTCACCTGGCGACCGAAGAACGGTGCCGAAACGCTTGTGGTCGGTGTCGACTCGTACCTGCCGGGTGCCGTCGACGGATGGACGTGGGCGGTCGACCTGATTGCGGCAGCGGCGGGGACGCCCGATGCTTCCGACGGCGAGGTGGCTGCCGCCGCCAGTGCCGTCGGCGTCGTGATCGCCGAACTGCATGCCGCCTTGGCGGTCACCGTGAGCACCGCCTCGTCCGCGGATGCCGAGCGGTGGCGCGCGACGGCGTCGGCGACCCTGGAGGAGGCTCGGGCGCTGGGTGATCCGACCGTCGCCGACCTTCTGGAGCAGCGGCGCGATCTGATCGACGAGCTGCTGTCCGGTATCGGCGCAATGGCCGGCACACCGGTGATCGAGGGGCACGGTGATCTGCATGTCGGCCAGGTCCTCCACCATCGCGGTGGGTACGCGGTCATCGATTTCGACGGCAACCCCGTCCTGCCGGTCACTGAGCGGGCGTTGCCGATCCCCGCTGTGCTCGACGTCGCCGGGCTGGCGCAGTCACTGAGCCATGCGGCCATCGTTGCCCGTCGCCACCACCGGGTCGACGAGGCAGCGTTGCTCAGAGTCGAACGCACTGCCCGCGAGCACTTCACCCAGAGTTACGCCACACATCTGGCCGAGTTGGGACACGACGAGTTGTACGATCCGGCGTACCTGCGCGGATTCCGGTTGCAGCAGGTCTTGCGCGAAATCGTCTATGCGGCACATCATCTGCCCCGCTGGATGTACGTGCCCGAGGCTGCCCTGCCCATGTTGCTCGACGAGGGAGCTGCCGGTGAACGCTGA
- a CDS encoding SIS domain-containing protein, giving the protein MNADDFAIDLAAKPEALSRLAEQLAVENPWAAVVPPTAERVVFVGMGSSAYAGGVAAARFRARGFVAVSELASSRLLPQWGPGTLVVATSATGGSVETRDSLRRLPAGVTTVALTNTAGSAIAESCDAVVDLAAGTEVGGVACRSYQHTLALLMALELHLGGRDTAELAASIAMTAEASAYLLDIETMWRPEVADLLLGPAGTHLTAPAHRFSSAQQGALMLREGPRRCAVGCETGDWSHVDVYLTKNTDYRMLVFAGSEWEDQMAEWTTLRGTTVVGVGGTVPGARLEVRYPGDDHDDVRLLTEVLVPELVAARAWQASETG; this is encoded by the coding sequence GTGAACGCTGACGATTTCGCTATCGACCTCGCCGCGAAGCCTGAAGCGTTGTCTCGGCTCGCCGAACAGTTGGCTGTCGAAAACCCCTGGGCGGCGGTCGTTCCCCCCACCGCCGAGCGGGTGGTTTTCGTCGGCATGGGATCCTCCGCCTATGCCGGGGGCGTCGCGGCCGCGCGGTTTCGGGCGCGCGGATTTGTCGCGGTCTCGGAGCTGGCGTCATCGCGCCTGCTGCCGCAGTGGGGGCCAGGGACCCTGGTGGTGGCAACCTCGGCGACCGGCGGTTCGGTGGAGACGCGCGACTCGCTGCGCCGGTTGCCCGCCGGGGTCACCACGGTGGCGCTGACCAATACCGCGGGCTCGGCGATCGCGGAGTCCTGCGACGCGGTGGTCGATCTCGCGGCGGGCACCGAGGTGGGCGGTGTTGCGTGCCGGAGCTATCAGCACACGTTGGCATTGCTCATGGCGCTCGAGCTGCATCTGGGCGGCCGCGATACTGCCGAATTGGCCGCCTCGATCGCGATGACGGCCGAGGCGAGCGCGTACCTGCTCGACATCGAGACGATGTGGCGTCCTGAGGTGGCCGACCTGCTCCTCGGGCCGGCGGGCACTCACCTGACCGCGCCGGCGCACCGGTTCAGCTCGGCGCAGCAGGGTGCGCTGATGCTGCGGGAGGGCCCGCGCCGCTGTGCAGTCGGCTGTGAGACCGGCGACTGGAGCCACGTCGACGTCTACCTCACCAAGAACACCGACTACCGGATGCTGGTCTTCGCCGGCTCGGAGTGGGAGGACCAGATGGCGGAGTGGACCACGTTGCGCGGCACCACCGTTGTCGGCGTGGGCGGCACGGTGCCGGGTGCTCGGCTCGAGGTCCGGTACCCCGGCGACGACCATGACGATGTCCGGCTGCTGACCGAAGTCTTGGTCCCGGAACTGGTCGCGGCGCGGGCCTGGCAGGCGAGTGAGACCGGCTGA